GCGGGGGGGACGGCGTTTTTCTCCGCCTCTTTCGCCAAACGCAAAAAAACCGCCAGCGGATCTTTGTATAATTGCATTTTTTCTTCGTCCACCTGGGCGAAGAAGGCTTCCGCTTCCTTTTGCGACTTCTCCCAAATCGGCGTCTTTACCGCCCCCGGCTCCACGATGGACACCGAAATTCTCCACGGCCTGAGTTCAACTCTTAAGGAATCGGTCAGCGCCTCCAACGCGAACTTGGATGCGTTATAGGGACCTCCGAAAGGCATGGAGCTTTTTCCGGCAATGGAACCGATGTTAACGATGCGCCCTCTTCCCTGGCGCAATAGTGGCAAAAACGCTTGCGTCACGGCGGCGGCGCCGAAAACGTTGACCTCGAACTGACGGCGCCACATATCGATGGGAACCAACTCAATCGGCCCTACTACGCCGATC
This genomic stretch from Candidatus Omnitrophota bacterium harbors:
- a CDS encoding SDR family oxidoreductase, encoding MNEPSILITGASTGIGRECALQLDGMGYRVYAGVRQPSDYKALGQGMSPRFSPIFLDVAKPEQIAEAVGIVKSQSGGFGLSGLVNNAGIGVVGPIELVPIDMWRRQFEVNVFGAAAVTQAFLPLLRQGRGRIVNIGSIAGKSSMPFGGPYNASKFALEALTDSLRVELRPWRISVSIVEPGAVKTPIWEKSQKEAEAFFAQVDEEKMQLYKDPLAVFLRLAKEAEKNAVPPAIVANAVIHALTARRPKARYLIGADAKKRTLLERLPTSWRDRFLERYFR